The following proteins are encoded in a genomic region of Pseudodesulfovibrio mercurii:
- a CDS encoding LexA family transcriptional regulator yields MSNGFEAFFKRLCSETEIRNQSQLARELDVGRAAVSLAKRKGAVPARWILDLSARFGLNPLWLEQGKGFPRPEAALAAAAEDGASYAEIPKVRARLCAGGGSFETEGQVEGYYSFRSDWLTRRGNPANMVLMEVIGNSMEPEIKEGDMVLIDQSRTDVLSGGIYAVGVEDTVMVKRVERLPGTLVLRSDNVDYSPVHLSGDELDNVRVIGQVLWASREYR; encoded by the coding sequence ATGAGCAACGGATTTGAAGCGTTTTTCAAGCGACTCTGTTCCGAGACGGAGATCAGGAACCAGTCCCAACTGGCCCGCGAACTGGACGTGGGTCGGGCCGCCGTGTCCCTGGCCAAGCGCAAGGGCGCGGTGCCCGCGCGCTGGATTCTGGACCTGTCGGCCCGGTTCGGTTTGAACCCGCTGTGGCTGGAGCAGGGCAAGGGATTCCCCCGGCCCGAGGCGGCCCTGGCGGCCGCGGCCGAGGACGGGGCGAGCTACGCGGAGATCCCCAAGGTGCGCGCCCGTCTCTGCGCGGGCGGCGGCTCCTTCGAGACCGAGGGACAGGTGGAGGGATACTATTCCTTCCGCTCCGACTGGCTGACCCGGCGGGGCAATCCGGCCAACATGGTCCTGATGGAGGTCATCGGCAACTCCATGGAGCCCGAGATCAAGGAAGGGGACATGGTCCTCATCGACCAGTCCCGGACCGACGTCCTGTCCGGCGGCATCTACGCCGTGGGCGTGGAGGACACGGTCATGGTCAAGCGCGTGGAGCGCCTGCCCGGCACATTGGTGCTCAGGAGCGACAACGTGGACTATTCGCCCGTCCACCTGTCCGGCGACGAACTAGACAACGTGCGCGTCATCGGCCAGGTCCTGTGGGCCTCGCGGGAATACCGCTAG